A stretch of DNA from Candidatus Brocadia sp.:
CCCCGGTAAGGGCAAAAGGAACGCCTGTAAAGACCAAAAGGGCGTCTTTTATGGTTCCAAATGTTGTAAAAAGCAAGAAAAAGATTAGTAAAAGTGCAATGGGTGTAACAATTTGCAAGCGTTTCTTGGCTGACATCAGTTGCTCAAATTGCCCACCCCAGGTGATCCAGTAATTCACCGGAATGTTGACATCCTCTTTAATCTTTCTTTCAGCTTCCTCGACAAACGAACCTATGTCGCAACCACGCACGTTTGTCGTTACAACGACCCGGCGTTTGCCATTTTCTCTGCTAATCTGATTGGGGCCTGGTTTAATGTTAAATTCTGCAATAGAGCCAAGTGTTATATAACTAGGTCGTTTGCTTTCCTTAGAATGTGCTGCTAATAATACACCCGTATTCAATCCACCTCCACTCTCCGGTAATGGAATCGGTAACCTCTTAAGTGCCTCCACATTACTGCGCATCTCATCGGGCAGACGTACCAGGAGTTCAAACCTCCGATCCCCCTCAAAAATATTCCCTGCACTCTTCCCTCCAATCGCAACCTCTATTACCTCCTGCACATCAGAAATGTTAAGGCCATATCGCGCCATTTCTTTGCGGTTCATGTGGATAGTCAGAACCGGTAGCCCTGTCACTTGCTCTACTTTCACATCCGATGCCCCCCGTATCTTCTCAAGGACTCCGGCGATTTTCTCCCCGGTCTCAAGCAGGACTCCCATGTCATCCCCGAATACCTTTATCGCAACATCGCTCCTCACCCCTGCGATAAGCTCATTGAATCGCATCTGGATCGGCTGGGTAAATTCATAATTATTTCCCGGAATTTTCCCGAGAAACTCCTCAAGTTCATGTATCAAATCTTCTTTTGGTTTATGAGGATCCGGCCAATCTGACCGTGGTTTTAGCATAACAAATGTATCGGCCACACTTGGAGGCATTGGATCGGTCGCGATTTCGGCTGTTCCAATTTTGGAAAAGACGTTATCCACTTCGGGGAATTCTTTTATCTTCTCCTCCAGGGTCTGCTGCATTTCCACTGCCTGCGATAAGCTTGTCCCCGGAATGCGGAGGGCATGGATTGCCATATCTCCTTCATCCAGACTCGGTATGAATTCACTTCCCATCCGTGTCACTAAAAGGCCACTCAGGACAACAAGCACGCTTGCTATCGTTATGACAAATCCCCGGTTATTCATAGCCAGGTTTAAAACAGGGATATAGGTTTTCTTGGCCCATCGCACGAAAAAGTTTTCCTTTTCTGCTAATTTTCCGGAAAAGAATAACGCAATAGCGGCAGGAATAAACGTCACAGAAAGAACCATTGCACTGAATAAGGCAACAATCACGGTAAATGCCATGGGATAAAACATCTTTCCCTCAACTCCTGTCAGGCTCAGGATTGGTAAATAAACGATCATAATGATCAATTCACCAAACATGGTTGCTCTCCGTACTTCCTTTGATGCCTCAAAAACAACCTCGAACCGTTCCTGACGTGTTAATAGCCGTCCAAGTCGATGTTGTTCCTCTGACAACCTGCGAATGCAATTCTCAACGATAATTACAGCGCCATCAACAATGATTCCGAAGTCTAATGCCCCAAGGCTCATGAGGTTTGCGCTCACCTTGTTGCTTACCATCCCGGTAACAGTAAATAACATGGATAATGGTATAACTAAAGCCGTGATAAGGGCCGCTCGTATATTTCCCAAAAAGAGGAACAGAATAGCAATTACCAGAAGGGCGCCTTCAGCCAGATTCTTCTTTACGGTATGTATGGTTTTTTCTACAAGAGTGGTACGGTCATAAACTGTCCTGGCAATAACACCAGGTGGTAGTATATGATTTACCTCAACCATCTTATCGGCCACCTTTCTGGATACTGTTCGACTATTTTCGCCCATAAGCATAAAGACCGTACCCAGGACAACCTCTTTCCCGTTTTCCATTGCTGCACCGGTTCGGAGTTCCTTCCCTAATAAAACCTCTGCTACGTCTTTAATATAAATGGGCACCCCTTTGTAATTTCCTATGATAATCTGCCGGATATCCTCAATGCCGATCACTTGTCCGGGGGCTCTGATCAGATACTGTTCCCCACTGTGTTCGATATACCCGGCGCCTACATTGGCATTATTTCTGGCAAGGGCCTGAAGAACGTCATGAAACGACAACCCGTAGGCAATCAGTTTGTCAGGGTATGGAGTTACATGATATTGTTTCTCGTAACCGCCAATGGTATTTACTTCGGTAACACCTGGAATATTGCGAAGTTGAGGTCTAATAACCCAGTCTTGAATAGTCCTTAAATCAACGGATGTATAAGGCATCCCATCCTGCCTCAATGCCCCGGCTTTAGGCTCCACAGTCCACATGAAGATCTCACCAAGGCCAGTTGCAATAGGTCCCATAATAGGATCAACGCCGGCAGGGAGATCCCCTTTGACTTCCTGTATGCGTTGGTTGATCAGTTGACGGGCAAAGTAAATGTCCGTTCCGTCCTGAAAAATAACGGTCACCTGTGAGAGTCCGTAACGTGACAACGAGCGTGTTTCCATTAAACCGGGAATACCAGCCATCGATGTCTCAACAGGAAAAGTAATACGTTGCTCGACCTCAAGCGGAGAGTACCCCGGCGCTTCCGTATTAATCTGAACCTGAACATTGGTAATGTCAGGCACTGCATCGATGGGAAGTTTTTGATAGTTGTATACACCCAAAACTGCAACTGCCATTGTTGCTATAAGGACTAACCATCGTTGGTGGATTGAAAATTTTAATATTCGCTCAAGCATACTTCACCTTCTTTTCTTAAAAGTTCAGATCATCACAAAGTACTCAGCGTAAATCCGAAACGAAACAAGATATTTTTATTTACTTTTTTGGATTATTGCTCCAAAGATATTCATCAATTCCGTAGCTTCTTGAACTAACTGTTCACGTTCTTTTCCAAGTTCATCATTATTAGCGACAAAAACTAATCTTAGCCAATATCTGCTTTCTTTTGCTTCTTTTCTACAAATTTTAATTCTAAAAATAAAATCTTTTTTACTAAACGATTCATTTGCTTCAATGTAGTTTGCTCCTACAGAACCTGACGCATTTATTAGTTGCTTCCCATCCTCGATATTAGCAATAGTTTTAGGAAGTTTCCTTACGAAACTCCTAACATTTTTAGCAAACAGAAAGGTACGTTCCTCTAAATCATAATGTCGGTTATTTTCGTCATCGTTCATTGCAGTTAATTTCGGATTTCGGATTTTATATTTCATGTTTCGAGTTTCGGATTTACCATTAGTTAATGCTCATGGGTTGCCCCTGATTTACCTAATTCGGCCTTGAGGATAAAGCTGTTGCGTGAAGCGTATTTCTCACCCGGAGAAAGACCATGCAGAACCTCCACCCATCGTCCATCGTTTCGCCCTAACTCCAATAGACGGACTTCAAAAAGGTCGCCGTATTGTACAAAAACGACAGACCAATCACGAAATGTTTGTATTGCATTGACTGATACTGCTACTGGAACTGATATCTCTTCCTGAACAACTTCGACAGTTACAAAGAGGCCGGGACGCCACTGCCCTTCAGGATTTTGCACAACAACTCTTCCCCTTGCAGTACGTGTTTGCTCACCGACAAGTGGGCCGAGATACGTCAGCGTGCCATTCGCTTCCAGACCTAATATCTTTGACCTTACCGTAACGTTTTGTCCCACCTTGACCACATTCAAGTCCTTGGCGTACACCGTGACTCCTACCCAAACCGTAC
This window harbors:
- a CDS encoding four helix bundle protein, with amino-acid sequence MNDDENNRHYDLEERTFLFAKNVRSFVRKLPKTIANIEDGKQLINASGSVGANYIEANESFSKKDFIFRIKICRKEAKESRYWLRLVFVANNDELGKEREQLVQEATELMNIFGAIIQKSK
- a CDS encoding CusA/CzcA family heavy metal efflux RND transporter, with amino-acid sequence MLERILKFSIHQRWLVLIATMAVAVLGVYNYQKLPIDAVPDITNVQVQINTEAPGYSPLEVEQRITFPVETSMAGIPGLMETRSLSRYGLSQVTVIFQDGTDIYFARQLINQRIQEVKGDLPAGVDPIMGPIATGLGEIFMWTVEPKAGALRQDGMPYTSVDLRTIQDWVIRPQLRNIPGVTEVNTIGGYEKQYHVTPYPDKLIAYGLSFHDVLQALARNNANVGAGYIEHSGEQYLIRAPGQVIGIEDIRQIIIGNYKGVPIYIKDVAEVLLGKELRTGAAMENGKEVVLGTVFMLMGENSRTVSRKVADKMVEVNHILPPGVIARTVYDRTTLVEKTIHTVKKNLAEGALLVIAILFLFLGNIRAALITALVIPLSMLFTVTGMVSNKVSANLMSLGALDFGIIVDGAVIIVENCIRRLSEEQHRLGRLLTRQERFEVVFEASKEVRRATMFGELIIMIVYLPILSLTGVEGKMFYPMAFTVIVALFSAMVLSVTFIPAAIALFFSGKLAEKENFFVRWAKKTYIPVLNLAMNNRGFVITIASVLVVLSGLLVTRMGSEFIPSLDEGDMAIHALRIPGTSLSQAVEMQQTLEEKIKEFPEVDNVFSKIGTAEIATDPMPPSVADTFVMLKPRSDWPDPHKPKEDLIHELEEFLGKIPGNNYEFTQPIQMRFNELIAGVRSDVAIKVFGDDMGVLLETGEKIAGVLEKIRGASDVKVEQVTGLPVLTIHMNRKEMARYGLNISDVQEVIEVAIGGKSAGNIFEGDRRFELLVRLPDEMRSNVEALKRLPIPLPESGGGLNTGVLLAAHSKESKRPSYITLGSIAEFNIKPGPNQISRENGKRRVVVTTNVRGCDIGSFVEEAERKIKEDVNIPVNYWITWGGQFEQLMSAKKRLQIVTPIALLLIFFLLFTTFGTIKDALLVFTGVPFALTGGIVALWLRGIPLSISAGVGFIALSGVAVLNGLVMISFINKLRAEDNPLDHAILQGAITRLRPVLMTALVASLGFLPMAMATGTGAEVQRPLATVVIGGILSSTILTLLVLPVLYRVFYRADEVEVSTEDMNGSI